The genomic region GTCAATTAATTCTGAGTTATGTAATTGCTTAACATCCAGTTATTATTAATCTTTTCTAAATATACTGTGTAGCAAACATTCTCTGTATATGTTTGCATAATATCCTGAACAGTCCATCTTAATTCTACATTAGCCTTTATTTTCTCTTTTTGAACAGTAATAATTTCTAAATTTTCTAGTTTTACGTCATCAATTAACTCATATGATGTTGGATTATATCTAATATGGCTATATATTTCTAAATCACTTTCAAGTAATGGCTCTGTTGTATTTTGTTTTAAATCTGACTTCAAGAGCTCCATAGATTCATAACCTCCTAAGACAAAAGAATTCCATATATCTGATCTTGTTTGAAATAAACTTTCAATATGAGACTCAAGTGAATAATGACCAACAGTAACTTCGCTGTAAGTATTGAACGGTATAAAAAATAAAGAAAAAGCAATAGTTATAACTACAACTAATGAAAGACGCATAAATTTACCCCCTAATTATTTATCTATGGCTTGTGATAAGCTTAATTATAAATAATAGAGGGTAAAAAATTTAGTTTATTTTGACAGGCATTACATATTATTTAACTACATATTAATTCAACTTCTAAGTTAAATCGATGCTAACTGCTTTTTTTCATCATCCTTAAATATATATTCTAAATCTATTAAAACTATCATTCTTTCTTCAACCTTAGCTATACCAGCTATGTATCTAACGTCATCATTAACTATTAATTCAGGTGTTTGTTCTATATCCTTATCATTAATTGTCAATACATAGGATGCATCATCAACAAAAAAACCTACTTGCATATCATTAACATTTACTATTATTATTCTACTATTCTTCTTGTTAACTTGCTCAAAAGGCAGATTAAATTTTTTTCTAAGATTGATTACAGGTGTTATTACGCCTCTTAAATTAATTATTCCCTCAATAAACTCTGGTGAATTAGGTATACTTGTAATATCTCTAAATTCACTAATTTCTTTTACATTTTCGATATTAACCCCATATTCCTCACCATTTATCTTTAAAATTACAAATTGCTTTTCACCCATTTTTATCCCCCCACGTTAATCTGTAAACTCTATCCTATCTAACTGTTTTTTAAAGCTCTCTTTAAAAGCTTCTATATATTCTTTTCTCAGTATTTGCTGCTCATCTTTTTCTGACTCAGATAGATTCCTTGCTTTTGATTCTTTTGCTAAAAAATTAAGTCTATTGAGCTTATCATTTGGTAACATTAAAACACTCCTTTAATTCTCACTAATTATATTTATATTTATACTATTATACTATAATATTGTCAAATATTAATATACTATAAATTATTTTAGCTGCTAATTATATTAATAGAGTCATCTTTTTTGTCCTCAGGCTTAGGTTGACTTTCTATTAATTGTTCGTTTTCTTTGGGTTTGTCGTCCATACTAATACTTGATACAACTTTCATAATGTTAACCATTCTAGATAAGTTTTCTCTTTGTTCTTCGGCTATATAAGGTTTTAACATCTCAATTATATCTATTTCGTTAATTGTGCCCTTTTCTTCTATAGATTTATATAACTTTAGCATAGATAAGAGCTTTTTACCCTCACTGATTTTAGTAGAAATTTCTTTATCTAAAAACGGCTCAATAACATCAATATATTTTTCAATATGATCCATTGTTAGTCCTGTACCTTGACTATTTATGGTTTGTAAATCTTTTAATTTATTTGTAAATTTTTTAACTTGAACATCCATATCAATGGCCTGATGAATAACATCTCTTTTTTCATCGTCTATAAACTCGCTTAAATCAATTAACATATTTCGTTTTCTATCATCTAAAGTTAGGGAACTGTTTCTAATATTTGCGTTTACAATTTCATCCGTTTGGAATAATAGTTTTGCATTTCCAATAAGCTGAAGTATTATTTCTGCCCTATGAATAATTTTTTGTTCATCTGTATCCATGTATCCTTTTATTCTATTGAGTA from Serpentinicella alkaliphila harbors:
- a CDS encoding chemotaxis protein CheW; translated protein: MGEKQFVILKINGEEYGVNIENVKEISEFRDITSIPNSPEFIEGIINLRGVITPVINLRKKFNLPFEQVNKKNSRIIIVNVNDMQVGFFVDDASYVLTINDKDIEQTPELIVNDDVRYIAGIAKVEERMIVLIDLEYIFKDDEKKQLASI
- a CDS encoding DUF896 domain-containing protein, whose amino-acid sequence is MLPNDKLNRLNFLAKESKARNLSESEKDEQQILRKEYIEAFKESFKKQLDRIEFTD